A region of Thermotoga sp. Mc24 DNA encodes the following proteins:
- a CDS encoding clostripain-related cysteine peptidase, with product MRWFLLVASVTFLVVGCAVPDLVDSLQTPASLVVNTGEEHVAGRYALIDVQVFDKNGNPVSGATVELYRKYGYYYVKEDEAKTNSFGWAEFSFFSSKEGEYDLYVQVKENPSLMNNFSLKFTSPEWLFVVWMCGDNNLWEAGNKDLEEMRNTNENVSVLVFYDGGGTSDGILVLDDDGNWKAIMGITGVDFNSGSHEDLEYWLKYVFENFSATYRALIMWDHGSAWISDSGFTSSKAISFDDTSGSAIAVRDLRMTLENVVNSVLVGQKLDILGFDACLMGSLEVIYELRNTADYIIASSFSEPAEGWDYSFFGYVAPGSTPLDVAKMIIDSYRKYYSSDIYQNELSLAVYDTSQVKEFVYYLDLFTTYDLKVNLNEVNSIYSDVVKSYVDYYNQTVLVDLGDLIDKWGKKLSIVPDLSSFVVYSYGKKGDQELSAPVSIFMPENLAIYQTYKDDYMTLSFPSDTLWDEFLEYWL from the coding sequence ATGAGGTGGTTTCTTCTTGTGGCATCTGTGACATTTCTTGTCGTTGGATGTGCGGTACCTGATTTGGTGGACAGTTTGCAGACCCCCGCTTCTCTTGTGGTGAACACAGGGGAGGAACACGTTGCGGGAAGATACGCGCTGATCGATGTTCAGGTGTTCGACAAGAATGGAAATCCTGTTTCTGGGGCGACAGTGGAACTCTACAGAAAGTATGGTTATTACTACGTGAAAGAAGATGAAGCGAAAACGAATTCTTTTGGATGGGCTGAATTTTCATTCTTTTCTTCAAAGGAAGGTGAGTACGATCTTTACGTTCAGGTGAAAGAGAATCCTTCCCTCATGAACAATTTTTCTCTCAAATTCACCTCTCCTGAATGGCTTTTTGTGGTGTGGATGTGTGGAGACAACAATCTGTGGGAAGCCGGCAATAAAGACCTTGAAGAGATGAGAAACACCAACGAAAACGTCTCCGTGTTGGTGTTTTACGATGGTGGAGGTACGAGCGACGGAATTCTGGTTCTCGACGATGACGGAAACTGGAAGGCAATCATGGGAATAACAGGAGTAGACTTCAACAGTGGTTCTCATGAAGACCTCGAGTACTGGTTGAAATATGTCTTTGAGAACTTCTCGGCAACCTACAGGGCACTGATCATGTGGGATCACGGAAGCGCGTGGATATCCGATTCGGGGTTCACTTCTTCAAAAGCGATCAGCTTCGATGATACCTCTGGAAGCGCAATAGCAGTGAGAGATCTGAGAATGACTCTTGAAAACGTGGTCAACAGCGTTCTTGTCGGACAGAAACTCGACATCCTCGGGTTCGACGCGTGCCTCATGGGATCCCTGGAAGTGATATATGAGCTTAGAAACACGGCAGACTATATCATAGCGTCCAGCTTCAGTGAACCAGCTGAAGGATGGGACTATTCCTTTTTTGGTTATGTAGCACCAGGTAGCACACCACTGGACGTGGCAAAGATGATAATTGATAGTTACAGAAAGTACTATTCCTCTGATATTTATCAGAACGAGCTGAGTCTTGCGGTGTACGACACTTCACAAGTGAAGGAGTTTGTTTATTATTTAGATTTATTCACTACTTATGATCTGAAAGTAAACCTAAACGAAGTTAATTCGATCTACAGCGACGTCGTGAAGAGTTACGTTGATTATTACAATCAAACTGTTCTTGTTGATCTTGGGGATCTTATAGATAAGTGGGGGAAAAAACTCTCTATAGTTCCCGATCTATCCTCGTTTGTTGTTTATTCCTACGGTAAAAAAGGTGATCAAGAACTCTCCGCTCCTGTCAGTATCTTTATGCCTGAGAATCTAGCTATTTATCAAACTTATAAGGATGACTACATGACTCTCTCCTTCCCCAGCGACACACTGTGGGATGAGTTTTTAGAATACTGGCTATAG